A genomic stretch from Candidatus Saccharimonadales bacterium includes:
- a CDS encoding ASCH domain-containing protein — protein sequence MQTFESGREASLLKDIKSGAKTVEGRLAKGKFLDYQVGDHVKLRADHYNQVGKLIKSEPNQAEVVITKIEHYPDFKTMLAGVGYLSLVPRAKDVDEALDELYKYYTLEQEQRFGAIAIYFELLK from the coding sequence ATGCAAACTTTTGAATCTGGCCGCGAAGCATCGCTGTTGAAGGATATAAAATCTGGTGCGAAAACCGTCGAAGGGCGATTAGCTAAAGGTAAGTTTTTGGATTACCAAGTTGGTGATCATGTAAAGCTTCGAGCTGATCATTATAACCAAGTTGGCAAACTAATCAAATCGGAACCAAACCAGGCCGAAGTAGTTATTACGAAAATCGAGCATTACCCAGACTTCAAGACGATGCTGGCAGGCGTAGGGTACCTTTCGTTGGTCCCAAGAGCCAAAGATGTTGATGAAGCTTTGGACGAACTCTACAAATACTACACCCTCGAGCAAGAACAACGGTTCGGCGCCATCGCCATCTATTTTGAGCTTCTAAAATAG
- the rpsJ gene encoding 30S ribosomal protein S10, giving the protein MSAAPKQTEEEPKQRIRIRLKAYDNKVIDQSAKQILDTAIRTGASVAGPIPLPTDKSGYTVIKSPHIFKDSREQFEMRVHKRLIDITEPTGKTVDALMNLNLPAGVDIEIKM; this is encoded by the coding sequence ATGAGCGCCGCACCTAAACAAACCGAGGAAGAACCCAAACAGCGAATCCGTATCCGCTTGAAGGCCTACGATAACAAGGTCATCGATCAATCGGCCAAGCAGATTTTGGATACGGCTATTCGCACCGGTGCCAGCGTGGCCGGCCCGATTCCGCTGCCGACCGATAAAAGCGGCTACACCGTCATCAAAAGCCCGCACATCTTCAAAGACAGCCGCGAGCAGTTCGAGATGCGGGTGCACAAACGCCTCATCGACATCACCGAGCCGACTGGCAAAACCGTCGATGCCCTGATGAACCTGAACTTACCCGCCGGCGTCGACATCGAAATTAAGATGTAA